One window from the genome of bacterium encodes:
- a CDS encoding DNA polymerase subunit beta — translation MNRQRALDLLTHSKPELQSRFGVTRLAL, via the coding sequence ATGAACAGACAACGCGCTCTGGACCTACTGACCCACAGCAAACCTGAGCTGCAATCCCGTTTCGGTGTGACCCGGCTGGCCCTATT